GATGTTAGTGATTTGATTTTAGTAGGTTTATCATATTGTTGGCTGTTTGtattgatatttctttttcctgcAGTTTTTGAGCCTTACAAGGACAGTAAAGTAGATCTTCTTGGACCTAAGTTGCTCTTTATTGCTCTCAACCTCGGAGGTTTAGCATTAGGTGTTTGGAAGGTGAGTTTTCTAATattataaatcttttttttaatctcttaaTCTCTAAACAAGTTCTGAACGCctcttttgtattttcttaccACTGCTTAATTTTCCTACATTTCAAATGTGGCTTTTGCAGCTTAACACTTTGGGGCTTCTGCCAACACATATATCAGACTGGGTTTCGTCACTACCACCTGCTCAGGTCAGTTTCTTACTCATATGTTAATATGATTACTCCCTTTCATGGGCATCTGCTGTTATGGCAACTCATGGGCTCCATGTTTCAATAACTTGTGGTTCTACTTCTAAATGCTGTCATGTTAATCAAATACAGTGTTAGGATGCAAGTTCCTCATGCTTTCACTTCAGTTAGGATGCAAgttcttttgttaataatcaagaaaaaatatttttaaattggtCCGGTTGATTGGATTTCTAGGCCATCTGTTTGGTTTACTCTTTCAAGTAGAGTTGAATCGTTTCTAATGTGGActgagttttgatttttaatggTTGACTGCTGGAAGGTTAGTTGTTTGTAGTTAGCTTGATTGCAGGCTGTTAATTAGTTAAGTTGCTTGGATAGGAGAAAATAGAAGGGGGAAGAATAAGGTATGAGTGAAAGCAATGGGTTAATAGAGTATCACCTCGACCAAAAGGTCAGAGGTTCAAACCTCACTCCTTGAATTTTGAACTCAAAATAAGGGATGAGAGAagtaatgagaaaaatatactTCTTCATACTTCTCTATCCTTTGATTATGATTAACTGTAGCTTTTAAATTCGGATTGAAGTCACTTAACATTTGATAGGATCTACAGggttagttttatttaaactttgtttCAATCGGATCAGAGATCTTCTCTATTATCATTTATAGTTATTCTGAttgtttatcaaattttaacatGCAATTAAATGCTCCCATCTCATAATCCCGACAAAAAATTCACTAGTCGATCTTCGCATTGAATTGAAATGCCACTTGAGATGTGCTTGGTTAACAAGAAGAATAGTAACTTGTTGTgcctattaattttttaaacttttggttaGTGCTAGCACCTTGGAACTTATTCTTTATGATAATAGTCCTTCCATTCTCTGTACcattgttaaatatttatcatcttttttctcaGGAGGTCGAATTTTCTGGTGGTGGGATTTCTCTTCGCTAAGATGCACAACATCATTTCATCTGCTAACGACAGTGAAACCAACAGAGAATCATAGAGCCACTTGTTGAGGATCGAACTTCATGGATGGATTGCTCGTGTTGTGCATGAACGTGATTATAAGTCTTTATATTATGCCTGCATGGATTGTGCTTGATCAAGAACAGTGTTAGAGATGTGCTGAGGGCACAGCTATTGTTTATGATACtcagttttctttaaaagattagATCCTGctagtaaaaaatattactgACTGGTAAAACCATCCCATAGTTTGCTAATTCCTTGCTCTGTATGCCCAAGAACAAAATGCTTTACATGGAATATggtttaacattttttttaattctcttttgcattattttttaacaaataaatccCTGGAAAGTGATGGTAGTCAAATGCATGTCAATATGGGAAGAATGATTATGatcgttttcttttcctttctatgTTCTCCAACTTGGAGATCAAAGTACAAACTTTATGCGGGTTGAATTATGATTCATGTGGTGTTAGAAGGTCTTACGCTTTCCAGTTGGAGCACTTGAAGTTACCTTCTGATAGTGAGCTGCTTGTTGATGTCAATCGAGTGATGGACCTGTTTTTGTATGTTAGGTGTTTTATTGACGATATCtagaatttttctttcatttctgtTAATTTTTGCTTCGTTTGTTGTGATTGGAATTGAACCTCTTATATACACTAGCTGGTAGGGATGGTTCGGGTATCTCTTTAACGTGGTGTTGTGATTTTCTTGATTAGTTATTTTCCTCTCGTAGGTTGGATATTCGTCTATTCTTCTCTGCCAAGTTTGGCAAGTTTCTGAGttaattaagttttgtttctCCAGGGGATGCTAAATAGAGACTAAAAAGCAGGGTTTGGAAGTacttaatagtttaaatttataatttaagttatatatatatggtcttcaaataaaaatagtaagtTGCAActatataaattgatttcaaagTATTTACAATATGAGTACtagtttttgaaatgttatatatcaattattagttctaaaaatatattgctCGGGAAGAAAactacaaattcaaaatatacttttcttAGTAATTAATCTGAAAAgttgaatatgaaatttatgctTCAATTATTAAGTTTGAACATTTGattattctcttcttttgaaaaggatatatttgtgtgtacgtatatatttatttattttctcttgtttaaattaaattttcaattgaaatcTGGAATGAGGATGAACGTGATGTCAAGGTGTGTAAAATAGTGATACAAAGagtaaaagttatttaaatcACACTTCGAGGTAAAtagttatataaaaaaattgtaaaagttcTCTCGACCAATAATTATTCACGTTTTAAGTAATTTTGTACCTTAATATATAATTCACATTCGTAtaaagtttacaaaataaaatatatttttagaaaagtaaacaaatattCTCTTGAATTGAACACAATATTTGAGATGAAAATTCAAAGGTATTTGGTAAATGGTATATGTTTCATTAACTAGTTGAGTTATATTCATCATTATTAAGTTCGATTATAAGAAAGTGACTCGTCTTTTAAATGGAATGAATGATTTGATGTTCAATCGATCTTGCTAAAAGTACTTCATGTAGTATAGATGAGTATTCAAAGTTTGAAGCATAACTAGTGAACTTCAAAATCATGGTGTTGTGTTGATGGTCTTGCAAATGCATCAATAATGCAGTTTACTCTCAACATTTGGGAAGACACTTTATCATATTGGATTACATTTCTTATCCATGAGGATAGATAGTGTTACAAATGTTGTATTGTCGTGGGTCAAGATAGAATACATTTAATAGatagaagaaattttattatgacTGTAATAAGACTCACGATAGAGAATACATTCATCTatgttctaaaaaatttatgcCCATTGAGGTAagttggaaaaaaatgaaacatagCATGTTGGAGATATTAGACGAGGttttcacatttattaaaCATCATATTGATACGTTAGATAACTAACGGTTCTCTTTAGTTAGAACCACCATCACAATATTGGACATGACTCATGAGAGACAAATACAACACCATTTGCCCACTTTTGTGGAAAGTCACAAATTTATGGTCTTTAATATGAGGGTACCTTTTTCTTGTATAGAAATAATGCATTAACAAGAACAAAGGTATAAACTGAGAAGTGCTAAAATCTTTCATAATCAATGTAGGGCGAGAATTTAAACGTTTTCTTAATACAAtacatttagattttgaattaactTTCATATTCAGGAAAAGAATAACGATAGATCTATCCACTAAAGTATGTTCGAATTTACATTTTGTTACGTTATTATGAATTTCCTCTTGATagatagaaaaaagagaaatggcCAAATTATTGAATGGGCCTTAAAGGGAAATGATGGAAGGGTTGTTGTATTATGAGTTTTGTAGCAGTCAGAAGCACCGCCTTTCCTTCCTTCTCCGCTAAGTCCTTCAATTTTCATTCCTTTCGAACACACCCTTCAGCTCTCTACCATTTTTCCCTTCATAAAACGTGAGAGATTTTCTCAACCCAAATCCAAAATTTCcaaaccatttttattcattcactcctttgaaataaatacatttttttttaactattacTTGTTGGTTCTGACTGTCGATTTCTTCTTTCACACAATATAAATCATCCGTTTGATTTAGTGTTTTTTGTATCAAACGAATCTGTGGTTCTGTGTTTCTCTTTTAGAACATGTCCCAGAGGAACCCATCTTATTCTAATCCAACACCATGCAATCATCTCGCTGATTACAAGCTCAGATATGGGTTAAACGGCTATAAATCCATTCAAAATCATCTTAAAACTTCCCCAAATGGCAGAACCAGTATTCAAAACCCCGATTCGAAGTTACCCAGATGCGGTTCTTGCGATGGGTATAAAGGAAGACTTTACATATGCTTGATTTGTGCTTCAATCTCTTGTTCAAATCACACCCTTCTTCATTATCAATCTGAAAATGGCCACGATTTGGCTGTTGATGTTGAGAGAGCTGAGCTTTATTGTTATGCTTGCTCCGATCAGGTTTACGACCCGGATTTTGATCGGACGGTGATGTCGAAGCACATCGTTGTACCAGAGAAATCGAAATCGCAATCGGAGAGTATTGGGGAGCGATCGAGTAAGAGAAGGAGATTGGGATCTGtagatttattggatttgaagaatttgaaaCCGTTGATTTCCGTTAAAGATCAGCGGTCGAAATCGTGTTATCCTTTGGGATTGAGAGGATTGAATAACTTGGGCAATACTTGTTTTATGAACTCTGTTCTTCAAGTGTTTCTTCATACTCCTCCATTGAGCAATTACTTCTTGAATGATCAGCACAACCGTGAAACTTGCAGCAAAAGACCCATTGGGCAGCTATGTTTGCCTTGTGACATTGATTGTATTTTTTCTGCTGTGTTTTCTGGTGATCATATGCCTTATAGTCCAGCTCAATTTCTATACAGGTCTGCCATTGTATGATTTGTCccaatttcttaattttctctGTTGGGTTTTTGGCCTTTTCTAGTAAGAAGCTCTTGACAGAGTTCACTGATCTGTTCCTATTTGTCTGTCTTGGCCATTCATGGCCTgtataagaagaaaaactagATGGTTCTGAATTGTTTGTTGTTCAATAACATGTGGGTCCGTGATTTGAACCTCTAACCTCTTAATGCATGGTATGTATCTTAATCGGTTGAGCTTTGGCAAGTAAATGGTTCCGAACTATGCATATATCCTAATCTATTAGCTTAAAGCTTTCAAGTTTACCGAGTAAATTAACATGTATCAATGCAAGAGATTTGTACATTGAACTACTGCAATGTCATTGCCTTTCTTGGTAATCTCTTTTTGGATCTTGTGTTAAGAACTAAGAGGATTGTTAAGAATTTGCATAAAAGCTTATCTGTGCCCTAAAACTTGTGGGTTTAGTCTGTTCTCTTTCACAACCTTATTGATGAAGAAATGTGTTGTTTGTGGGTTTCAGCTTCTGTAATTCTTTGGATTCATATATCTGCTTTCAGATCTTGGGGTATTTTCTAAACTATTCAAATCTTGTTTTCATATCTCTAAGTTGGTGGCAGCACTCTGCAAATTTAGCATGTTATGAGCAGCAGGATGCCCACGAGTTCTTCATCTCAGTTTTAGATCGAATCCATGAGCGAGAACGGAAATCTAGGAGCCAAGATAAAGGtgattttttactttttttataaaaaaattccctGTTTAGTGTTTAAGGAGGCCACTTCTTTCTCCCGTCCTTTGTTTGAGCCTTATTCTACGACTGTGACATCTTATTTGGCTGTTTATGAATGTTTTGTATGCACCAAagttttttattgttaaaagatTCTTTGTGAAGAACACTTTCATGATTTTGACATAAGTAAATGCATGTGCTGTATGATCATGCCAACACcattttaagttaatattgttacttaattttaatgaataGAACGATCATGATGTTTAGTCGAACTtatgtgagaaaaaaaaggatattAGTAGTTAGAACAGATTAGAAATGCATTTACTCTAATAACATGGATGAGGGGAAAATGGGTTGGAATAAACTTTTGGGATTTCTTTGATGATTCTGTATTTGCTTAAAACTGaaactctatttttcttttttgacaGAGAATGGCGATTGCAAATGTATTGCTCACAGGGCCTTCTCTGGACAGTTGAGATCAGATGTGACTTGTATGACCTGTGGATTCACTTCAACAACTTATGATCCATGTGTGGACATTTCGCTTGACTTAGACACCCAAGATTTCTCTTCTAGAAATATAGCTGGCAAATTGACGAAGCCGGCCGATTTCAGCAGTAAGTCTACACTATCTGGTTGTTTGGATCTTTTCACAAGACCGGAAAAGTTGGGATCCGACCAGAAACTTTTCTGTCAAAATTGtcaagaaaagagaaattcaGTGAAACAAATGTCTATCAGAAGGTTGCCGTTGGTCTTGTGTTTGCATATCAAACGATTTGAACACTCCTTTATCAGGCGAACATCGAGAAAAATCGATCGGTATTTGCAATTTCCTTTCTCCCTCGACATGATTCCTTATCTTTCATCATCTATTATCAGAAACCGATTTGGGAATAGGATTTTTGCTTCTGAGGGGGATGAATTAGATGCTTCATCAAAGTTCGAGATTTTCGCTGTGGTTTCACATTCGGGGACGCTTGAGTCTGGCCACTATGTAACTTACTTGCGTTTGAGAAATCGATGGTATAAATGTGACGATGCCTGGATCACGGAAGTCGATGAAGAAATGGTGCGAAATTCTCAGTGTTATATGATGTTTTATCTACAGAAAACAGCAAGCCACAAATCAAATGAGGATTTGAGCTGCCTTCCTATTTCCCCACGTAACGATGCATTTCAACAAATTGCTGGTTGCTGTTAATGCCGAGTTTCGCCTAAGGTTCCCACATTGTGCATCACACATCCAAGCACGATTAAGGATCCAGATGGAAGGTCGAACGATCGGTGGTGTGGTACTTCATGGACTGACTTTGTTCAAGATCAGAAATTTGCAACCCTGATTGTTTCTTCTGTTGTGCCTCTACTGGAATTCCAAAATTTCATTGCCAAGTACACTTGGGAAATAAATGGGACGAATGTGACCTTAAGCGAGTCGCTAAGGTTAAAACAACAGGATGATGTGATATCGAAAACGATGAATTTGCCTACCTTGCCATTTCAATGATGCATCTGTGGTTTGTAAAAGCATGGATGAGGCATACAGAggcttttcctttctttctttcttgttttatttaataagaaaGCCAAAGGTGTAAGAAATTTAATCACTTTGAAAActgtaataaatttaaaagttctGCTATGCACAACATCAAGAGAAGTTCCAATTTCTGCATAGTTCAAGgttctctattttcttcttttgaatcaTTGGAGCGAGTTCAATGCAATCGAACTTAGTAGAAGAAAGTGCTTTTTGGGGTGTGGTGGAAATACTATTACTTActtatttattactattttgcTTGGTTCACGGGTCGTTCTCGGTTAGGGGAAGACTCATcttgttttacattttttggGTTATTAAAACACTAATGTCATTTTGTCATGTAGCTTAGGTTTTGCTTTTTATTCTATgtgttttaaacaaaaattaattttagaagattaaatatataattttgattaaaaataactttagaaggttaaatttaaaatttaatttaagtttattgagaaatgataataaaatgaatattgagaaatgataataaaatgaatattttgtttttcctttttttttaaaaaataataaaacatacaaagtttataaatatccGAGAATATGACAAATCCTACTAGGTGTCTGTTAGATGTCttacaatatattttggtttattcttttatatttgaaaataatttttttcattaaaatgaaGGTGATTGAAGTGGATTTGATATCTATTACTTCTAGGGGTGAGCATGATAGATCGAAAAATCTAGTCGATCGACCAAACCAAATCAAACTCAGTCAGTCAAAAAACGAGAGGGTTCGGTCAGGTCGATTTCGAAAAGTATCAAATtgataatttcaaaaagtatttttaagtGTTAAATTAATCAAGCCTTACTCATCGGTGTCGTTATCAATTCGACACTTTATTAAATTGACTATGGTGAGTTTGTGGTCAGTTTTGACTCGAGCCGATCTGATCActcctaattatttttatcaatcaCTTTATTGATCAACAtctaataacttttaaattaaattgataaaaacaatGTTGTTCCCTTAGCTTCTTTAGTGAAAGTGTACCGTTTCTATCGCATCAATCGATTGCAAAATGTCGTTTCATACGAGTTAGCTCGTCGGGTAACGAATCAAACTTAGTATGCTTGTTCGCATGAGAAATTTTGGGTCTATCATCTTGTTGACAAtgataagaattttttattattttttctatttttttgtatttctacaagaaaataaaacaaaaagagaaagatgaaagatgaaagatgaattgacttcaaaaaattaagaaaaagaaaaaggactacattgaaaaaattattgcaGATAGGGACCAGTGAGTAAATTTCAGCCCTTAAAAGGGGAAAGAAAGTGCCAAAGTGCCAAGTGGAACGTTAGAGAAGAATGTTTGAAATGGGCCTGGCCCACTTAATTTGAAGCCCTAAGAATATAAAGGGGGCCTGTATGGCAATAGGCACAAGTTGACTCCGTGACCAAACAGCTTTGGTATTTTTTGCTCCTATCCCGGATTAGGGTTAACTCTTCCGACTAACAAATTTTGTAAGGCGCCAACTGAAAACTCCCCGCAATTTCTCACTTCTCACTACACCTTTAACAACAACAAACAGGTAAAAAGCAActcaccatttttcttttccctcatTGAAATTTCTCCTTCAAAATCTTCCATTGCACTTCTTCTATCCTCCTCTTTGCCATCGGACAATGCTGCTGTTGCACTGTAAGgatttttagtgtttttgtGATATGAAAACGTTCTGGCATTGTATTGTATGTGATCGAATCCTTCGAAACTAGAAGATGAGTTTGTCAATGATCACGTTAAGTTGTATTCTGTTGGAGAGGATTTGGATTTCTGAATTCTGAAATGGACTCGATTCTGATGGATTTTTTGGGAGATTTTGTGCAGGCTGGGTTTCGTGGAGATAACGTAGATGTTACTTCTGGCAATGAGTGCtgatttttacttttgatttcataTGTATTGAGTATGACGTAGACATTCTTTGACTCTTAATGCCTGCAGCTGCTTTGTGATCCTCGATTGAATTGTCTTGCATGTTAATGTGCAGTGCTTATGACTTTTAGTGGTTTATTGCATCTGTCAAAGTATTACCAATTGCAACGGCCAATTTTTGTTTCGAATGTGGTGTGAAAATCGTTTCAAATCTACCAAGAGATCGGCAAAGAGTCCATAGGCCATATGAagttctttccttttcctgaTAATTCaatgaattgtttttcaatCTTGAATGTTTTGCTTCTCTCTTGCCCTTACTCTTGAGcatatttaaaacttaatagtGAAGTTCTCGTATCAAGCTCCTCTCTTTCTCTGAAATTCAGCATTTTAGGTTCTAATGAATGCCTAGGTAGACATTTTTGCAAAGGGAAGAGGCTAATGTAGTA
This is a stretch of genomic DNA from Cucumis sativus cultivar 9930 chromosome 4, Cucumber_9930_V3, whole genome shotgun sequence. It encodes these proteins:
- the LOC101210858 gene encoding ubiquitin C-terminal hydrolase 22; this translates as MSQRNPSYSNPTPCNHLADYKLRYGLNGYKSIQNHLKTSPNGRTSIQNPDSKLPRCGSCDGYKGRLYICLICASISCSNHTLLHYQSENGHDLAVDVERAELYCYACSDQVYDPDFDRTVMSKHIVVPEKSKSQSESIGERSSKRRRLGSVDLLDLKNLKPLISVKDQRSKSCYPLGLRGLNNLGNTCFMNSVLQVFLHTPPLSNYFLNDQHNRETCSKRPIGQLCLPCDIDCIFSAVFSGDHMPYSPAQFLYSWWQHSANLACYEQQDAHEFFISVLDRIHERERKSRSQDKENGDCKCIAHRAFSGQLRSDVTCMTCGFTSTTYDPCVDISLDLDTQDFSSRNIAGKLTKPADFSSKSTLSGCLDLFTRPEKLGSDQKLFCQNCQEKRNSVKQMSIRRLPLVLCLHIKRFEHSFIRRTSRKIDRYLQFPFSLDMIPYLSSSIIRNRFGNRIFASEGDELDASSKFEIFAVVSHSGTLESGHYVTYLRLRNRWYKCDDAWITEVDEEMVRNSQCYMMFYLQKTASHKSNEDLSCLPISPRNDAFQQIAGCC